A single window of Dendropsophus ebraccatus isolate aDenEbr1 chromosome 5, aDenEbr1.pat, whole genome shotgun sequence DNA harbors:
- the LOC138793925 gene encoding DNA damage-regulated autophagy modulator protein 1-like, giving the protein MEVRGLAIVPVIWVIWNLWGLYVLLLLTVLSGHNRRPFISDTGIQPPESVIYTAVFLVSSILGPGVAFLHYSFMIHRSEPSEKRFIIVQRILLTVGWIVCIANSVNAFFSMRSNPTAHRIGAGTAFVGMATHNLCQAVCLYGRSYSSRWMCHVRLAGALVTTVILVLLAVGMASFNAELCTGRCAEIFYLPVLLCEYLGFCGLMVQQLTSYADFQSLTLRVSRDGISISLREKTPDPETPA; this is encoded by the exons ATGGAGGTGCGAGGATTGGCCATAGTGCCTGTGATCTGGGTGATCTGGAATCTGTGGGGCCTCTATGTGCTGCTTCTCCTGACCGTCCTCTCCGGACACAACAGGAGGCCGTTCATCAG TGACACGGGTATACAGCCCCCGGAGTCCGTCATATATACAGCCGTATTCCTGGTCTCCTCCATCCTCG GACCTGGCGTCGCTTTCCTCCATTATAGCTTCATGATCCATCGGTCTGAACCATCGGAGAAGCGATTTATTATCGTCCAGAGGATCCTATTGACCGTCGGTTGGATCGTCTGCATCGCCAACTCTGTCAACGCCTTCTTTTCT ATGAGAAGCAATCCCACAGCCCACAGGATCGGCGCAGGGACGGCCTTTGTTGGCATGGCAACTCACAATCTTTGCCAAGCGGTATGTCTATACGGAAGATCTTACAGCAGCCGCTGGATGTGCCACGTCAGACTGGCCGGAGCCTTGGTGACCACTGTGATACTTGTTCTGC TTGCTGTAGGAATGGCCTCCTTCAACGCAGAGCTGTGTACAGGACGATGTGCTGAG ATCTTCTATCTTCCCGTCCTGCTCTGCGAGTATCTGGGATTCTGCGGCCTGATGGTACAACAACTCACCAGCTATGCAGATTTCCAG agTTTAACTTTAAGGGTCTCCCGAGACGGCATCTCCATCAGCCTGAGGGAGAAGACCCCGGACCCCGAAACCCCTGCATAA